DNA sequence from the Corynebacterium yudongzhengii genome:
GCGGCGTCTCGACGACACCGCGACCAGCTGGCTCATCGTCGGCGGCGGGTCCAACCTGGTCGTCGCGGACGGGGAGCTGGATCTGGTGGCGGTGGCGGTGGAAAACAAGGAGGTTTCGCTTGGCGACGACGGCCTCGTCCGCGCCGGCGCCGGCGCCGTATGGGACGACGTGGTCGCCGCCGCGGTGGAGCGCGGGTTCGGCGGGATCGAGTGCCTGTCCGGCATCCCGGGCTCGGCCGGGGCGACGCCGGTACAGAACGTCGGGGCGTATGGCACCGAGATTTCCGACGTACTCACCCGCGTGCGCCTCTATGAGCGCGCCACCGGCGAGACCCGTTGGGTGCCCGCCAGCGAGCTCGAGCTCGCCTATCGCTACTCCAACCTCAAGTTCACCGGCCGTGCCGTCGTTCTAGAGATCGAGCTGCAGCTGACCACCGACGGGCTCTCAGCCCCGCTGCGCTTCGGCCAGCTCGCCGGCAAAACCGGCGAGCGTCGGGACGTCCGCGCCGTCCGCGAGGAAGTCTTGGGCCTGCGCCGCAAGAAGGGCATGGTGCTCGACCCCGCCGAGCACGACACCTGGTCGGCCGGCTCCTTCTTCACCAACCCCATCGTTTCCGCCGAGGTGGCCGATCGGGTGCGCGACAGCGTCCGCGCCGACCGCGGCGATGACGACGCCGACCGCATGCCCGCCTGGGAGGTCGCCGGCGGCATCAAGCTTTCCGCCGCCTGGCTCATAGAGCGCGCCGGATTCCCCCGCGGCTACCCAGGGAAGCGCTCCCCGGTGCGCCTGTCGACGAAACACACCCTCGCTCTGACCAACCGCGGCTCCGCCACCTCCGAGGAGCTCGCGAACCTCGCGCGCACGATCCGCAACGGCGTGGTCTCGGTCTTCGGCGTGGAACTCGTGCCCGAGCCCGTCTGGATCGGGATGGAGTTCTAGTCCTCCTGCTGAATGAGCACGATCGCGGCGCGTACGAAGTCGGCGAGGTCGGCGCTTTCGTCGTCGCGCCACCACTGCAGCGCTTCAGAGTAGGGGCGGATGACGCCGCGCTCGGCATCCGCCAGCACGATCTCCTCGTGCTCGCCTTCCACCAGCAGCACCCAGCGCAGCCCCGTGGCCCGGGCGATCTGTTCGCCCGCGGCGGTGCCGAGGAGGTGGACGACATCGTCGACACTTGCGGGATCCGCCGCCGCCCTTTTCTGCCATTCGATACGCCCCGCCGCCGCGAACTGCGCAAACGCCTCCGGGGTGCGCAGTACCCCGAGTTTCTCCAGCAGCGGCACGAGCTCTGCGATGTGGCGTCGGTCTTCGGCGTCTAGCTCTTCGAGCAGCATCGCCTGGCCGTCGGAAGGCCGATCGAGACCGACGTCCGTGGCGGCCTGCCACCCGTCGTAATACCCGCCCACACCGGCGGCGAGATCGCTCAAAAGCTCCCGGGTGGCGGGGATGGTTTCGGCGTTGGTCGGTTGGTCGTCGCGACGCAAGGTCAGTGCCCAGCCGAGCGCATCGTCGCCATGCTGGCGTGGCGGCTCCGCCTGCTGCCAACCGTGCTGCGCGGCCGCGTTAGCCAAAGACTCGGCCGCCGACTGCGAAGGCAGAAAGAAGAAGTGGGCCTGCTCGCGCGGGCGGCTCAGATCGCTGCGGCGCGAGAGGATATCCAGCAGGCTGCGGTCGTCAGGATGCATACGTTCCAGGGTAGTGGGCCGCATGCTTATCGACGTCGCGGTGATGCTAACCGTTTACACAGGCGAGAGAGCTGAAATAAAACCTTGAAAAAATTCAGCTTTTCATAAGCTCGGCCGCACAGGAGAACAACAAGCTAAGGAGACGATCGATGGATAAGCACCTCAAAGATCACTCCTGGTTCTGGTCGCTGATCATCTCGGTCGCTGTCGCCGCGGCACGCGTGCCTTTCATGTCCCACGAGGGGCCCTTACCTGGGCACACGTGAGCGAGGCGGTGCTCATCGTCGCGGTAGCCACCGTGGTGGTGCGCGGGCTTTTCTACCTTATCGATAAGGCTGTTACCACCAGCCACTAATCGCTACCGCTTCGCTGTCGGCATCACTAAAATCCGGGGCATGACCACCAGCGTATCCCGCCGTGAGGGAAAGAAAATCGTCGTCGTCGGCTCGATTAACGCCGATCTGACCACCCGGGTGGCCCGGCACCCGCATCCGGGCGAGACGCTCATGGGCACCGGCGGCACGTTTTCCGCCGGCGGCAAGGGCGCCAACCAGGCGGTGGCGGCGGCGTTGCTCGGCGGCGATGTCGCGATGGTCGGCGCGGTGGGCGCCGATCCGCAGGCCGAGGCCGCGCTGACTCATCTGCGCCGCTCGGGGCTGGACATGCGCGCGGTGGCGACGACCACCGAGCCCACGGGCCTGGCCGTCATCACGGTCTCGGCGAGCGGGGAGAACACCATCGTCGTGCTGCCCGGGGCGAATGCCACCGTGACCGCCAGTTATGTCGACCAGCACGCCGAGCTCATCCGCGGCGCCGACATCGTGTTGCTCCAGGGCGAGATCCCGGCCAGTGGTTTCGACCGCGCGGTCGAGCTCGCCGCCGGGCGGGTGGTGGTGAACTTGGCGCCGGTGGTGCCCGTCGGCAAGCAACGCCTGCTTGAGGCCAACCCGCTTCTGGCCAACGAGCACGAGGCCGCGCTGGTCCTCGAGCAGCTCGAGCGGCCGCACGAAAGCGACGATCCCCACCAGCTGGCCCGCGAACTGCGGGAGGCTGGTTTCCAGACGGTCGTGCTCACCCTCGGCGCCGCCGGCGCCCTCGTCGCCGACGAGCAGGGGCTCACCGAGATTCCCACCCCGAAGGTGCAGCCCGTCGATACCACCGGCGCCGGCGACGCCTTCGCCGGTGCACTGGTCACCCGCCTGTCGGAGGGCGACGGGCTCGTCGACGCCGCCCGTTTCGCCGCCCGCGTCGGGGCAGCCGCGACGTTGGCCCGCGGCGCCCAGGACTCGTATCCGGCAGCCGGTGAGCAGCTGCCGGAGGTCGAGAACTCCTAGCTAGCGCAGGGGGTCGAAGGGCTTGATGATGTCGTCGACCTCGCCGGTGTCGATGAGCTTCGCCAGGTAGCGGCCCGTCGCCGGGCCCAAAACGATGCCCCACATGCCGTGGCCGCCGGCGACGTAGACGTCGCGCACCTTCGTCTCGCCGACGAGCGGCAGCCCGTCCGGGGTGACCGGGCGGGAGCCGACCCACTCGTCCTTGCGGTCGTTGAGGTCGATGCCGGTCATCAGGGTGCGGGCCTGCTCGAGCATGGAGTTGATGCGCTCGTTGTCGAAAGGCTCGTCCGGGTGGCGGAACTCCATCGTGCCGGCGATGCGCAGCCGCCCCTGGTACGGGGTCATGGCGAGGCGCTGGGTGGGCAGGTAGATGCAGTCGTTGGCGGGCTTCTCCGTCGGCACGGAGAACGAGTAGCCGCGGCCGGCTTGGACGACGGTGCGCACCCCGAGGTCGCGGGCGAGCTCCGGCAGCCAGGCGCCGCTGGCGATGACGACCTTGTCCGTGGTGATCTGCTCACCGGTACCGAGCTCCACGACCGGCTTGCCCGAGGAGGTCACCGAGGTCACGGACACCCCGGTGCGCACGGTGCCGCCGCGCTTCTCGACGGCTTCAGCCACCGCCTCCGTGAAAGGACCCGGCTCGATGAAGCGCTGTCCGCCCATGCGGTAGGCGGCGCCGACGGCGTCGGAAAGCTGGGCGCACGCCGCCTGCGGGTCGTCGAGCTTTTCCAGCGGGATCTCCTGGCCGTGCCGGCGGGCGCCCTCGACCTTGCTGAGGAAGCTGGAGGCCGCGGACTCGTTTTCGAAGCCGACGATGAAATCGCGGGCGTTGGTGGCGTTCTCGACGCCGCCGTCGACCATCTCGTCGAAAGCGTCCAGGGCGACCTGGTCGATGGGGGTCAGCCGTGCCATCGTGCGATCCCACGCACCGTTGTTGGCATGCGCCATGAACCGGGCGAGGAAGTTCCACAGCTTCGGATCCAGCCGCAGCGGCATGTGCAGCGCCGAGTGCCGAGAGAACAACTCCTTGGGGCCGATCGCCCACAGCCCCGCATTCGACAGCGGGATGGTCTTACCCGGGGCGAGCCACCCGGCGTTGCCCCACGAGGATCCAGCAGCGACGCCCGCGCGGTCAAACACGGTGACGTCATAATTCTTTTCCTGTAGATGCCAGGCGGTTGATAATCCGACCAGCCCGGCGCCCACAACGATTGCTTGTGGCATTGCGCGTTGTTTCCTTTCACACACACATGTTTCGTGCCTGACTGAATGGTAGATCTTTGAATGTGGGCGGAAACACAACCCGCTTTTCAGTCCCTATTTCGGGGTCAACTGAGTGCCTGCTGCAGCTCCGAGCGCAGCCGTTCTCCGTTCTGAAACACCAGCTCGGCGTGGAGAAGAAGCTGGTTGTCGGTCACACCTCCGAGATAGTTCATGGAGACATCTCCGATGACGTGGGTGTGGCCATGTTCGCACACGTGGGTGTAGGCGTGTGGCCACATCTGGTGGACGTTCCAGCGGTCGACTTCTTCTCGGATGCGCTTGTGGGAGGCGTAGTGGGGCAGGCCGTCGTAGATGTTGGCGCGGGCGATGAGGATCTCTTCGGTCGGTCCGTGGAGTAGCAGGCTGTAGCAGATGCCTTCGGTCTCGACGTGGATTCCGGTGGCGTCGGTTTTAAAGTCGTAGCCGAGCAGCTTGACGATGTTCTTGAGGCGTTTATGCGTCAGCGGCGGCAGGTGGACGTGGTAGGTGGGCGTAACCCAGTGGACGTAGCGGTCGGTGGCGGTGGTCATGGTGGACAATCCCCCGTAGGTGTCGGACTCGAATGACGTGGACACCTCGGAGGCTAAACCGGTTCTAACCCACCGCGCGCTCACCGAAACCAAAGCTGTGGATAACCCCGGATATCGTTGATGCTTCACCAACAAAACGGCATGAGCTGTGGATAAAACGCGGATAAACGCGAACACCCGCCCCCACCTTCGGGGGGGAGGAAGGCGGGGCGGGTGGCGTCGGCAAGCGAAACAGTCAGCGAGGGTTACTCGGCGCTGGGGTAGATGCCGTTATCGCCGAGGCGCACGTCCTCGTTGAGCAGGAGGTTGATCTCCGCGGCCTGGGCGTTCTTCTCCGGCAGGCGGCGGCCCTCGATCGGGGTGAACAGCTCCCGCGGGCCCAGCATGCCGGCCTGCAGGTGCGCGGCACCGGCCCGCAGGCGGGCGGTGGCGGCGTCCCGCCAGGCCTCGACGTCGCGCCCGGCGGCCGCGAGCGCGCCCTCGAAGACGCTCGGGTGAGCGTAGACGACCAGGGCGCCGACGTGGCCGAAGCCGAGCGAGGTCAGCGCACACGCCTTCACGGCACCCGCGCCGAGGTCGAGCGGCTCACGCAGCCAGACCAGGTTGGTGGCCTTGGGCTCGATGAGCGGATCCACGGTGTCGAGCGAGGCGTTCTGCGGCAGGCGGCCGGTGCGCAGGACGTCGATAAGTCCGCCGGTCTGGAACAGCGCGGCGCCCGCCTTCGAGTGACCCGTGAGCGTCTTCTGCGAGATGACGAACAGCGGCTGGTTCTCATCCCGGCCGATCGCCGGCCACAACAGGGAGTGCAGCTCGGACTCGTTCGGGTCGTTGGCGTTCGTCGAGGTGTCGTGCTTGGACAGCACGGACACGTCGTTCGGGCTCAGGCCCAGCGAACGCAGCGAGCGGGCGAGCTTCGAGTTCTCACCGCCGCGGCCGGCACCCAGGGCGCCGAGGCCCGGCGCCGGGATCGAGGTGTGCGCGCCGTCGGCGTACGAGGCCGCGTGGGCGAGCACCGCGTGCACCGGAAGACCCAAATCAGCGGCCACCGAACCGCGGGCCAAGAGCACCGAGCCGCCGCCTTCGGCCTCGAGGAAGCCGCCGCGGCGCCGGTCGTTGGCCCGGGAGATGAACCGGTCGTGGATGCCCTTGTCGGTCATCTTCTTGGTCTCGGCGGTGGCGTTCATGTCGCCGAAGCCGGTGAGCGATTCGACCTGGACGTCGTCGATGCCGCCGGCGATGACGAAGTCCGCCTTGCCCAGCTTGATCTTGTCCTGGGCCTCCTCGATGGAGACCGCCGCCGTGGCACACGCGCCGATCGGGTGGATCATCGAGCCATAGCCGCCGAGCAGCGACTGCATGGTGTGCGCGGCCACCACGTTCGGCAGGGCCTCCTGCAGGATGTCGCTCGGTCGCTCCTCGCCCAAGAAGCGGGAGACGAACACCTTGTGCAGGGACTCCATGCCGCCGATACCGGTGCCCTGGGTCATGGCCACATCCAGCGGGTGCAGCGCCTTGAGCAGGTCGGTCGGGGAGAAGCCGGCCGTAACGAACGCGTCGACGGCGGTGACCAGGTTCCATACGGCCATGCGGTCGAGCGAGTCGATCATGTGCTCCGGCACGCCCCACTTGGCCGGGTCGAAGTCATCCGGCATCTGGCCGGCGACGGTCCGCGACAGCGTCGCCTTGCGCGGCACGTGCGCCGTCGCGCCCTGCTTGCGGGTCACCAGGTACTCGCCGTCGTCCTCGGTGATCTCGGTGAACTCGGGATCGGCGGCGAGGATGTCCTCGGCCTCCGCCTGCGAGGAGGCGGTGAAGGTGATGTCACGGTCGAGGAAGACCTCGGTGAGGTCGATGGAGCCGTGATTGACAAGGTGGTACTTGTCGGTCAGCTCGCGGATGCCGGCACGGGCGACCACCTCATCGCGGAAGCGGTCGTAGATGTCCTCCTCGGCGACTTCGGTGCCGTCGGCGTCGTACCAGCCCGGGTGCGGGTCGTCGGACCAGGTGACCAGGCCGGTCATCCAGGCCAGCTCCAGCACGCCGGCGGCGGTGAGATCGACGCTGCCGTCGCGCTGGATGCCGTATTCCGCCTCGAAGCGGGTGCGCCCGGAGCCCCACGAGGAGACCTCGCCGAGGCCCACGATGACCACCATGTCCTCCAGCGGCTGGGTGACCTCGCACACCTCGGCGCCGGTCGGCTGGCTCGGGTGCGGGGTATTCGGCAGCGCCTTGATGGTCACCGGCGCCTCCGCCGCGTCCTCCGGGGTATGACCGGCGGCATCGGCCTGCGCCTTCTCGGCGAGCTCGGTAATGGAGATCGCCGACGAGCCCAGCCCGCCGGTGAGATCCGCCTCGATCGGGTGTTCGGCGGCCTTAGCGCGGTTGTCTTCAGAGGCCAGCTCCATGAGCTCGGAGGAGATCTCCTCCGGCGACCAGACGTGGATGCCGGCGGCCTCGGCGGCCGGGACTAGGGCGTCGTTGCCGCCCATCAGGTGCGTGCCGGCCACCCAGCCGATCTTCGCCTGCGCCAGGGTGACTCCCTCGGGCCAGCCGGCCTCGGAGTGCCACTTCGCGAGCACCGCATCCAGCGCGCTCTTGACCTCGGCGTAGGCGCCATCGCCGCCGAACATGCCGCGGTTGGGGCTGCCCGGCAGGATGACGTGGGTGCGCTTATCGACGTCCGCCTGCGCCAACTCCGACAGCCGCGCGATGGTGCGCTCCACGGACCACAGCAGCAGTCGGGTCTGGTTCTCGGCCGAAGGCCCGGCGTCCGCGAGGGATCCGGCCACCGCGGGCGCGGCGAACGGGAACGCCAGGGTCGGGGTGAGAGCCGGCTTGAGGATCTTCACCTCGTTGCCCACCGACTCCTTCTGCTCGGTGCCGATCCAGTCGATGAGCGCATCGATATCGCGGTAGCTCGACAGGTTCGCCGGCACCAGCCACAGCGCGGCATGGCCGGTGGCGTGCTCGGCGAAGAGCCGGCGGGCGAACTCCTTGCGCGCCTGGCTGATACGCGAGGCGGTCATGACGACGGTCGCGCCACCCTCGAGCAGGCGTGCGACCAGTGCGGTCGCGATGGAGCCGGGAGCCGCACCGGTGACCAAGGCGACGTCCTCGGCGTAGGTCGCCGGGGCGTCCTGGCGGGCGGCGGCGGCGATCTCGCGCATCAGGGAGGCATCACCGCCGTTGTCGGCCCACCACTCGGCCTGGGCGGCGACGGTCTCGCCGTCGCCGGTGAAGCGGTTAGCCGGCAGGTCCTTCTCGCCGAGGGCGACCCGGGCGAGGTCCTCGCGGGCGTAGGCCCAGCGGTCGTCGAAAAGCACCGCCTTGTTGGCATCGAAGCTCGGGGTCACCAGGTCGACCCAGCCGGTGCCGAGCTCGGCCTCGACGGTGTCGATGACGGTGGTATCCGTCGCCTCGAACTCCGGGGTGTCCGGGGAAAGCCCCAGCTCGTCGAGGATGGTGCGGGCGGCCTTGGCGAGCACGCCCTGATCGCCGGTGACGGACTCGGCATACGCGCTCAGCGCCGCGGAGTCGACGACCCAGCCTGCACCGGAGCCGCCGGTAGTACCGAGGGAGACGGTGACGCCGTGGCGGGCGGCGACGGCCTGGACGGCGGCGTCGATAAGCTCGTCGACCTCCGCCTTGCTGGTCGCGCTCGTCGGGATCGTGGCCAGCGAGCCGCCGCGCACGGAGTCCTCGTCGCGCGAGCCCAGCAGGATCTCGGCTTCGACGTGGCCGACCCAGCTGGCCGGCAGCGCCCAGGCGCCGGTGACGCGCTCGGAGACGTAGGCCGGCTTCTGGCCAGTGGCGCCGAGCAGCTGGCGCAACCGGGCGGTGACCGCCTCGCCGAGCACGGAGCCGAAGGGCGCATAACCCGGGGCGGCGGCGACGACGCGCTCGCGCAGGGTGGCCACGTCCGCATCGGCGGCGCCGTCGATGGCGGGCACGCCGATCTCGGCGGACATGTCCATCAGCAGCTGGTTGCGACGCGAAGACACCCCGTTGGTGAGCTCTTCGACGGTGTCGGTATCCGAGATCTGATCGAGGCGGATCTTGTTGGAGAAGGCGAACAGCGCCATGATCGCCTCGGCGGCGCTGAAGTTAAGCTCCGGGGCGTCGGCGGCTGCGGCCGGCGCGGCGGCCGGGGCAGTAGGCTCGGCGGGCGCCGGCTGCGCGGCGGGCGCGGCCTCCGGCTTGGCCTCTGCCTCTGGGGTGTCTTCCTCGACGACGGGTTCGTCGACGACGGGGGCCTCGGTGACATCGGCCAGCATGACGATGTCCTGGTCGCGCTCGACGTTGTAGACCGGCAGGTCCACCCCGGCGACCGCCATGGAGCGCTTGGCCAGGTTGGTCAGCGTCGGCGAGGACGCCAGGCCGACCTCGATGATCTGATCGACGCGGTCGAAAAGCAGCTTCTGGGTCTCGATCCACTGCACTGGCGAGGCGAACTGCCAGGACAACAGCTCGATGAGCAGCACGCGGGCGAGCTCGTTGTCATCAGCGAAGTCGGAGACCTTCTTGCCGGCGAGGCGTTCCGACGGCGCCACCGCCCGGATCGCGTCGAGGAAATCATCGGTGAGCTCGAAGGGTCGGGCCACCAGGTTCGGGATGTAGCGCCCGATCAGGGTGTCCAGGTCGAGCTCGGCCGGCAGCAGCTCGTCGAGCTTCGCGGCGAAGTCCGGCACCCCGGGGCGCAGGACGGAGGAGTGGAAGGGGACGTCGATACCCGGCACCGTGACGTAGGCGCGCTCGCGGATAGCGTTGGCCTTCTCCTTCAGCGCGGCCAGGCCGGCGCGGGTGCCGGCGATGGAGTACTGCTGGCCCTCGATGTTGTAGTTGACGATCTGCAGGAACTCACCGGTCTCCTCGGAGACCTGCGCGAGGTAGTTGTCGACCTCGTCGGCGGCCACGCCGATCATGTTCGGCCGCAGCGCGCCCATGCCGTAGTTGGAGCGGCCCTGCTCGTCACGCTCGACGAGCGAGCCCATCGCCGAACCGCGGGAGTAGACGATGTCGATGACCGCCTCGAGATCGAAGATGTTCGCCAGCGAGGCCAGGGCGGTGTACTCGCCGAGCGAGTGGCCGGCGTAGTAGGCGTTCGAGCCGATCGCGTCGGCCTCGCGCAGCCGCTCGGTCTGCGCGTAGGCGACCACCGCGAGCGCGACCTGCGTGAACTGCGTCAGGTGCAGCACGCCCTCTGGGTGGCGGAAGCGCTGGCCGCGCACGGTGATCTCGGTGGGGTTGTCGTCGATGATCTGCTGGATCGAAAAGCCCAGCGCGCGCCGGGTGTGCTCATCCGCGCGGCGCCACACAGCCCGGGCGGCGGCCGACGCGTCGCGATCACCGCGGCCCATGCCCTCGGACTGGATGCCCTGGCCCGGGTAGACGTACGCGGTGACCGGCTGTGCCATGAGCGCCTGGCCGACGGAGACGACCTCGCCGTCGATACGGCAGGTCACCTCGAAGGCGAGGTGGATGCCCTTGCGGCCGGCGCGCTCGACGGTGATCTCCACCTCGTCGTTGAGCTGCACCATGCCGTACATCGAATAAGTCCAGCCGACGACGCGCCCGTGGCGACCCGCCAGGTGCTGCGCGGTCGCCGAGAGCCACATGCCGTGGACCAGCGGGGCCTCCAGGTTGACCAGCTGGGCGGCGTTCGTGGAGGTGTGGATCGGGTTATAATCGCCCGAGACCAGCGCGAACGGGGTCATGTCGGCCGGGGCGTTCACCACGGCGCGATCGACGAAGGAACGCGGCGTCGGGGTGATCTTGCCCGCCGACTTACCGCCGCCGTACTCCGGCGCCGGGGTGGGCTGGTCGGTGCCCTGGGCGCGGCCGCGGATGGCGAAGCGCTGCATCTGCGTGGCCACCAGCTCCTCGCCGGAGTAGAGCTCGAGCTCTACGGTGACGATGCGCCCGGCCGCCGATTCCTCGATGGCGGTGCACCGGCTGGTCACGTCGATGGTGCGGCCATCGGCCAACTCCTCGAGCGGGACGCGCACGTCGACGACGTGGTTGAGGTGTACGGCGTTGAGCAGGCCCTCGATGACGGGGTAGCCGTCGTCGAGCTTTCCGGAACCCAGCGCCGTGTAGATCGCCGGCCAGCAGGGCCCGACGAGCACGTCCGGGGTGCCCGGGGCGACGCGCCCGAGCGCGGCGCCGGTGGTGTTGGTGTGCGCGGTGAGCAGCTCAGGTGTGAAGGTAAACGAGTAGCGGGCGATGCCGAAGGGGGCGTCGGCGGATTCGGAGCCGTCGATAATCTTCGGCATCTCGGTGATCTCATCGCCGGTCTCGCTCGTCGAGCCCACGCCGGCGAGGCCCTCGAGCAGGCTGAACACCGAATCCGGCAGGCGCTCGTCGCTGACGACCGGGGAGCCGCCGGTGGCGACGCCGTCCGGCAGATCCAGCGGCACGGTGACCTCGCGGACGTAGAACGGGCGCTGCTCTTCCGGCAGATCGTCCCAGTAGGAATCGGCGTTGATGCGGATGGAGTAGTTGCCCTCGTCGTCACGCACGAGGTCGTAGGCGTCGTCGTCCATCTCGTAGGCCGGGTTCGCCATGAGGTGGCCGTGCCAGACGATGGTCGGGGCGTTGCGGATGTAGTCCTCGGGCGTCTCGGCGTCGGCCAGGCGGGAGAAGAGCTCGACCGGTTTCTGGCCGGCGGCCTCGAGGACGGAGGTGGTGCCGGCCTCGAAGCGGGCGAGCAGCTCGGCGACGGGCTCGTTCTTCTTCGTGATGCCGGCCACCGCGACGGGGCCGGGGATGATGCGGACCTGGTCGGCGTCGTAACGCTCGTCCTGGGCCTGCCACAGGGTGTCCTTGCCGAACCACGTCTTGAGATCACCGTCGATCGCCGGGACCCACGGCATCGGCTTGACGTGCTTGTAGTGCAGCGAGATCCACCAGGCGGCATCGCGCGGGGAGACGGTGATCTCGTGGGCGTCCGGGTAGGCGCGAAGAAGCCTCTCGACGGCCGCCGGTGCCTCCTCCAGCTCATCGCTGGAGGGGAACAGCGTCTCGATCTCGCCGTGGTCCGCGTCGTTGAGGCGGGCTTCGATGCGGTGCAGAAGGTCGAAGAAGCGGTCGTCCCACGTCGGGTCGTGGAAGGGATAGGCCAGCTCGACGAAGCGGTGGAGCCACTCGGCATACGTCATGGTCTCGACGTCCCCGAAGTAAGGCTTCGAGGTGCGCGAGAGGTAGTCGATGATCTCTTCTCGACGCGGCCCGTACTCCTCCAGCTCCAGCGACGTGATGAAGCGCGACGCGGCGGCAAAGGAGTTATCGAGCTCGTGGATATCCGCCAGCAGGTGCGACTGCGACGAGGCCGCGCCCCCTGCGCCCGTGCCGCGCGAGACCCAGCCGTCATTGTCCTCCGGGGTGATGCCCTTCGTGTTGACGAGCAGGTCCTTGACGCTGTCGGTCGCCTTGGCCTCGCGAGTGGCCATGGCCACCGTGCCGACGAACACCGCATCCACCGGCATCGGCGCCAGGTCGTGCTGGGCCGACCAGGTGCCGGTGAGCAGCTCCGCAGCGCGGTCGGGGGAGTAGATACCTCCGCCCACCGCCAGCAGCACGTTCGGGTGCTCGCGGACCTCGGCGTAGGTGTCGATGAGCATGTCATCGAGATCCGTCCACGAGTGGTGCCCGCCCGCGTGGCCGTCCTCGACCTGCATGATGATCGGGAAAT
Encoded proteins:
- a CDS encoding UDP-N-acetylmuramate dehydrogenase gives rise to the protein MTDSFTPQLLDGLDNVTVDTHTTFADVTSLRLGGRPRAFVRCSTPEAVVEVVRRLDDTATSWLIVGGGSNLVVADGELDLVAVAVENKEVSLGDDGLVRAGAGAVWDDVVAAAVERGFGGIECLSGIPGSAGATPVQNVGAYGTEISDVLTRVRLYERATGETRWVPASELELAYRYSNLKFTGRAVVLEIELQLTTDGLSAPLRFGQLAGKTGERRDVRAVREEVLGLRRKKGMVLDPAEHDTWSAGSFFTNPIVSAEVADRVRDSVRADRGDDDADRMPAWEVAGGIKLSAAWLIERAGFPRGYPGKRSPVRLSTKHTLALTNRGSATSEELANLARTIRNGVVSVFGVELVPEPVWIGMEF
- a CDS encoding ribonuclease E inhibitor RraB, yielding MHPDDRSLLDILSRRSDLSRPREQAHFFFLPSQSAAESLANAAAQHGWQQAEPPRQHGDDALGWALTLRRDDQPTNAETIPATRELLSDLAAGVGGYYDGWQAATDVGLDRPSDGQAMLLEELDAEDRRHIAELVPLLEKLGVLRTPEAFAQFAAAGRIEWQKRAAADPASVDDVVHLLGTAAGEQIARATGLRWVLLVEGEHEEIVLADAERGVIRPYSEALQWWRDDESADLADFVRAAIVLIQQED
- a CDS encoding ribokinase, with amino-acid sequence MTTSVSRREGKKIVVVGSINADLTTRVARHPHPGETLMGTGGTFSAGGKGANQAVAAALLGGDVAMVGAVGADPQAEAALTHLRRSGLDMRAVATTTEPTGLAVITVSASGENTIVVLPGANATVTASYVDQHAELIRGADIVLLQGEIPASGFDRAVELAAGRVVVNLAPVVPVGKQRLLEANPLLANEHEAALVLEQLERPHESDDPHQLARELREAGFQTVVLTLGAAGALVADEQGLTEIPTPKVQPVDTTGAGDAFAGALVTRLSEGDGLVDAARFAARVGAAATLARGAQDSYPAAGEQLPEVENS
- a CDS encoding NAD(P)/FAD-dependent oxidoreductase, giving the protein MPQAIVVGAGLVGLSTAWHLQEKNYDVTVFDRAGVAAGSSWGNAGWLAPGKTIPLSNAGLWAIGPKELFSRHSALHMPLRLDPKLWNFLARFMAHANNGAWDRTMARLTPIDQVALDAFDEMVDGGVENATNARDFIVGFENESAASSFLSKVEGARRHGQEIPLEKLDDPQAACAQLSDAVGAAYRMGGQRFIEPGPFTEAVAEAVEKRGGTVRTGVSVTSVTSSGKPVVELGTGEQITTDKVVIASGAWLPELARDLGVRTVVQAGRGYSFSVPTEKPANDCIYLPTQRLAMTPYQGRLRIAGTMEFRHPDEPFDNERINSMLEQARTLMTGIDLNDRKDEWVGSRPVTPDGLPLVGETKVRDVYVAGGHGMWGIVLGPATGRYLAKLIDTGEVDDIIKPFDPLR